The nucleotide sequence ACCTTGTGTATCCGTTCCGCCTCTTCAGACGAATCGACGGAGAGGTACATGTACACGCTATGAATCTTCTCGAAGATGGCGGACGGAACATCGTTTCCAATCAGTACTGTGCCACCGATGTCCATCCGTGCATGAATGATCGCATTGCCGGCTCCAGCAGGCGCGCCTGGTGCCTGGCTCTGATTCATCATCATCGTAATCTTCCCGCCAAGATGCTGCTCGTAGAAACGAAATGCCTCTTCGCAATTCCCGGGGAAGTTCAGTTGCGTATGCAGCTTCATGAATATTCTTTCGGAAAATAAGGTTTCGCTGGAGGCGGGATCAGGAAGTCGGGCGCGGCTCTACTGAACCGCCTCCGACTTCCGCAGCATCCATCGGTACAGCCACGCGACCGTTGCAACGAACACGACCAGCCCAAGCAACCGCGCTGGTGCAAAGCTCTCCGATACGAGCGCGATCGGGGCTTCCTTCGTGAGCCCTACGATGAGTCCGGCATTGACCACTCCCCACACACTCTCACCGACGATCAGTCCGGATGCAACGAGCGTAGCAAGCCGCTGAGCGCGCTCGGGATTCGACAGCGAGCGCGTGCGCCCTTCGTACCAGCGGGAGAGAACGGCGCCTACGATCACGGCAAATGTTGCCGACATCGGGAGATATATTCCGATTCCAACGGCGAGAGGTGGGATGCGCAACTTCTTCATCGCGCCGAGTGTGGTGTCGAGCAGAATCAGGCCGACGCCGACGAGTGCGCCGATACCGAGCATCGTCCATTCCAGACTTCCGCCGATCACACCCTGAGCGAGTGCTGCAATCAGGGTTGCCTGTGGCGCGGGCAACGGATTTGCCGCAATCACGTGGGCGTTCGGGGCACCCGCAAATCCATATGCCTTGGCCAGCAGGTTCAACACGAACGGAATCACGGAGGCGCCCGCTGCGACTCCGACTACCAGCGCGATCTGCTGGCGCATCGGTGATGCACCGACGAGCTGGCCGGTTTTGAGATCCTGCAGGTTGTCATTTGAAATTGTCGCGCACGCAAATACGATCGCCGTGACGAACAGCGCAAATGCAACCAGCGCGTGACGCGTATCCGCCGTCGGTGATACGACGAGCGTGACCAGCGACGCACAGATCACGATCGACAGGATGCCAATGCCGGAGATCGGACTGTTCGATGCGCCGATGAGTCCAGCCATGTAGCCGCAGACTCCTGCGATTATGAAGCCGACGATCAGCACGAATGGCACGGCGACCAGTGTCAGTGCCAACGCACTGGGTGCGAGTACTGTCGATTTCGCAAAGGCGAACGAGAGCCAGGCCGTGATCGCGAGGCAGACGGCGGTCAGTATGAAGATCCATTTGGGCGCGAGATCGCGGTCGCGGTCGTCTGCCGTGGTGGCGGCGCGGGCCGCGGCCAGTGTGCTGACCAGTCCACCAACCACCGGCTTGGCGAGCATGAGAAGCGTATAGATCGCGGCGACACCAATGGTGCCGGCTCCGATGAATCGCACCTGCGTGCTCCAGATCGCCGTGGTGTGCGCAGCCAGTGTCTGGCCGACCGTCGCCGGCTGCATCGACGTGAGAATCGGCACCGCGATGACCCACGAGATTATCTGACCGACGAGCATCGCCATTCCGACGGACAGTCCAACCAGCTGACCGGCACCGAGCAACGCGAGCGACCATGCGATGTCGTAGCCCGTCGACGCGGTCGCTCCGAGTCGAATGACGCCGGCGAATTCGCCAGCGATGATACGCGTTCCGCTTACAATGGCAAGACCGGCCGACGCGACCGAGCCGAGCATGACAGCGGTGAGCCCTTCCCTTGCCTCACCGGTATCGTCCTTCGTGTCACCGCGCGTGCCCGATCCAACCTTCAGGACTTCGGCGGCAGCGACGCCTTCGGGGTACGGCAGGTCGGAGTTCGTCACCAGCGCGCGACGTAGCGGGATGGTGAATACCACACCGAGCACGCCACCACTCAGGCAGATGAAGAAAGATTCCCAGAACGGGAACCGAGTCCACCAC is from Gemmatimonadota bacterium and encodes:
- a CDS encoding VOC family protein; its protein translation is MKLHTQLNFPGNCEEAFRFYEQHLGGKITMMMNQSQAPGAPAGAGNAIIHARMDIGGTVLIGNDVPSAIFEKIHSVYMYLSVDSSEEAERIHKVLADGGEVYMPMAETFYATRFSQLRDRFGVSWSIIHERPMV
- a CDS encoding oligopeptide transporter, OPT family yields the protein MKPKELTIRGLILGALITTIFTTANVYLGLKVGLTFASSIPAAVISMALLSAVKDSTILENNIVQTVASAAGTLSAIIFVLPALVIVGWWTRFPFWESFFICLSGGVLGVVFTIPLRRALVTNSDLPYPEGVAAAEVLKVGSGTRGDTKDDTGEAREGLTAVMLGSVASAGLAIVSGTRIIAGEFAGVIRLGATASTGYDIAWSLALLGAGQLVGLSVGMAMLVGQIISWVIAVPILTSMQPATVGQTLAAHTTAIWSTQVRFIGAGTIGVAAIYTLLMLAKPVVGGLVSTLAAARAATTADDRDRDLAPKWIFILTAVCLAITAWLSFAFAKSTVLAPSALALTLVAVPFVLIVGFIIAGVCGYMAGLIGASNSPISGIGILSIVICASLVTLVVSPTADTRHALVAFALFVTAIVFACATISNDNLQDLKTGQLVGASPMRQQIALVVGVAAGASVIPFVLNLLAKAYGFAGAPNAHVIAANPLPAPQATLIAALAQGVIGGSLEWTMLGIGALVGVGLILLDTTLGAMKKLRIPPLAVGIGIYLPMSATFAVIVGAVLSRWYEGRTRSLSNPERAQRLATLVASGLIVGESVWGVVNAGLIVGLTKEAPIALVSESFAPARLLGLVVFVATVAWLYRWMLRKSEAVQ